The Nocardioides ochotonae genome segment CGAGTCGCGGGCGCGTGCGCTGCGTCCGCACGCGGAGAAGCTGATCACCAAGGCGAAGAAGGGTGACATCCACAACCGTCGCGAGGTCCTCAAGACCATCCGCGACAAGGGTGTCGTGCACCACCTCTTCACCGAGATCGCGCCGACCTTCGCCGAGCGTCCGGGTGGCTACACCCGGATCACGAAGCTCAACCCCCGCAAGGGCGACAACGCCCCCATGGCGGTCATCGAGCTCGTGACCGAGGCGTACGCCCCGGCCGCTCCCCGGACCAAGGCTGCTCCGGCCGCCCCGGTCGCCGAGGAGACGCCGGTCGAGGAGACCACCGTCGAGGAGACCCCCGCTGCTGCGGAGGAGACCCCCGCCGAGGTCACCGAGGACGCTCCGGCTGCCGAGGACGAGAACAAGGCCTGAGCACCCGCTCACGCCGCACCGGCCCGCTGCCCCTTCGGGGGTGGCGGGCCGGTGTCAGTTCCCGGGGCCAGTTCCCGGGGCCGGCGTCGGCCGGGGACTAGCGGGGGAGGGGGCGCGGCGCGCGGGGCATCCGCCGGGCGCCCAGGTCGGCGCGCTGACCGGCCGCCCAGCCGTCGGCCTCGCCCGAGCCGGAGAGCGAGCGGGCCCGGGCCGGCCTGGCCTGCGGATAGGCCGTCTCCACCGCACCGCGGACCAGCTCGCTGCGGTCGGCGAGCACCAGGGTCGCCCCGCCGCCTCCCGCCGCGCGGTGGTCGTGGGCGTCGGCCTCCTGGCGCGCGCGGTCCTCGGCCTCCTCCAGGCGTCGGCCGACGGCGAGACGGAAGCCGGCCAGCCACGAGCGCCGGAACGCCGCGGCGTGCTCGCCGGGCGGCACCGGGGTGCGCAGCAGCCCGGTCGCGGACTGCAGCAGCAGGCTGGTCCAGATGATCTCGGCGCGCTCGAGGTCGCTGCGGTGGCCGAAGACGTGCAGGGAGATGTCCTTGCCCCCGGCGGTGCGGCGGGTGCGCATCACCACCCGGCAGCGCAGCGCGGTCGCCACCGTGGCCAGCAGGTCGGCCTTGTCGGCGGCGTACGGCGCCTCGACGCCGACGACCAGGTCCCCGACCGGGTCGGAGCCGGGCTCGCCGCGCGCGAGCAGCGCGGCGTCCACGCCGTACGCCGCGACCAGCGCAGCGGCCTTCGCGGTGTAGATCTCGGCCTCGTGCTCGGTGGCGGCCGGGTCCTCGGCCTTGGCCAGCAGCTTGCGGACCTTGGCGAGGATCGGGTGCTCCTCGCTCACGCGCCCCAGCCGTCCTCGACCAGGCGCACGGCCTCGGCGCGGGTCAGGCCGAGCCGGCGGGCCTGCGCGACGTAGTCGGCGGCGGCCCGGTGCGCGGCGCCCGACCCGGCGGCGGCACCGGACGCCACGAAGGTGCCGCGGCGGCCCTCGGTGACCACGACGCCGTCGGTCTCGAGCTCGCGGTAGGCCCGCGCGACGGTGTTCGCGGCGATCCCGAGCTCGGTGGCCAGCGCACGGACGGTCGGGAGCCGGGTGCCGGCGGGCAGGTCGCCGGACGCGGCGCGGGTGGCCAGCTGGGCGCGCAGCTGCTCGTACGGAGCGTCGGGGGAGTCGGGGTCGAGCGGGTGGACCACGGCGTTGGTCGGCTGGCTGGGCGACATGGG includes the following:
- the rplQ gene encoding 50S ribosomal protein L17, whose protein sequence is MPKPTKGARLGGSPAHQRLILANLATQLFEHGRITTTESRARALRPHAEKLITKAKKGDIHNRREVLKTIRDKGVVHHLFTEIAPTFAERPGGYTRITKLNPRKGDNAPMAVIELVTEAYAPAAPRTKAAPAAPVAEETPVEETTVEETPAAAEETPAEVTEDAPAAEDENKA
- a CDS encoding DUF2786 domain-containing protein, giving the protein MSEEHPILAKVRKLLAKAEDPAATEHEAEIYTAKAAALVAAYGVDAALLARGEPGSDPVGDLVVGVEAPYAADKADLLATVATALRCRVVMRTRRTAGGKDISLHVFGHRSDLERAEIIWTSLLLQSATGLLRTPVPPGEHAAAFRRSWLAGFRLAVGRRLEEAEDRARQEADAHDHRAAGGGGATLVLADRSELVRGAVETAYPQARPARARSLSGSGEADGWAAGQRADLGARRMPRAPRPLPR
- a CDS encoding GntR family transcriptional regulator, producing the protein MSPSQPTNAVVHPLDPDSPDAPYEQLRAQLATRAASGDLPAGTRLPTVRALATELGIAANTVARAYRELETDGVVVTEGRRGTFVASGAAAGSGAAHRAAADYVAQARRLGLTRAEAVRLVEDGWGA